In one window of Rhizobium oryzihabitans DNA:
- a CDS encoding DUF1467 family protein, with translation MRYKERTCREDVMPLLSVFAIYFIVWWTVLFVVLPIGLRTQAEDGDVALGTVASAPSRFRGGRVVLLTTLISALICGIWYGGSWWFGVSLDDLPRIIPVYD, from the coding sequence ATGCGTTACAAGGAACGCACATGCAGGGAGGATGTCATGCCGCTTCTTTCGGTCTTCGCCATTTATTTCATCGTCTGGTGGACGGTTCTTTTCGTCGTGCTGCCGATCGGCCTTCGTACCCAGGCGGAAGACGGAGACGTGGCGCTGGGCACGGTCGCAAGCGCACCGTCGCGGTTCAGGGGCGGCCGCGTCGTTTTGTTGACCACCCTGATATCGGCCCTGATCTGCGGCATCTGGTACGGCGGATCCTGGTGGTTCGGCGTCAGCCTTGATGACCTGCCGAGAATTATTCCCGTTTACGACTGA
- a CDS encoding ribonuclease J → MAKQDELVFLPLGGVGEIGMNLALYGYGPASKREWIMVDCGVTFAGLDLPGVDLVLPDISYIAEQKKNLKGIIITHAHEDHYGALNDLWPGLNVPVYASGFTAGMLEAKRAYEGSRAEIPVTPFKAGDRINVGPFEIEAVGVNHSIPEPMSLVIRTPLGNVIHTGDWKIDEAPSLGPLTDEARFRAIGEEGVLALMCDSTNSLRDGVSPSEHEVSEGLRQIIENAEGRVAITTFSSNVGRIRSIAQAAEAAGREVLLLGSSLKRVVNVSQDLGIMEGIKPFLAEDEYGYIPRNKVVVILTGSQGEPRAALAKLSRDEMRNVALAAGDTVVFSSRAIPGNEKAIIEIKNGLIEQGVHIVTDNEALVHVSGHPRRNELLKMYEWTKPQIVVPVHGEAAHLVAQKELAEQAGISQVPKVRNGNILRLAPGPAEVIDDAPHGRVFKDGNLIGDMDEMGISNRRKLSFAGHVSVNVVLDSRYDFLGDPDVVPFGLPEFDDEGEDMEDTLYDAVLGAVESIPRARRKDLELLREAVRRAVRAAANQTWGKKPIVTVFVTKV, encoded by the coding sequence ATGGCTAAACAGGACGAACTGGTATTTCTGCCGCTTGGCGGCGTCGGTGAAATCGGCATGAATCTGGCGCTTTACGGATACGGTCCAGCAAGCAAGCGCGAATGGATCATGGTGGATTGCGGTGTGACCTTTGCCGGTCTCGATCTGCCGGGGGTCGATCTGGTTTTGCCCGACATCAGCTACATCGCCGAGCAGAAGAAGAACCTCAAAGGCATCATCATCACCCACGCCCATGAGGACCATTACGGCGCGCTGAACGATCTGTGGCCGGGCCTCAACGTGCCCGTCTATGCCTCGGGTTTCACCGCCGGCATGCTGGAGGCGAAGCGCGCCTATGAAGGCTCCCGCGCCGAGATCCCGGTGACGCCTTTCAAGGCGGGCGATCGCATCAATGTCGGTCCCTTCGAAATCGAGGCCGTCGGCGTCAATCACTCCATCCCGGAGCCGATGTCGTTGGTCATCCGCACGCCGCTCGGCAATGTCATCCACACGGGCGACTGGAAGATCGACGAAGCGCCGTCGCTCGGTCCGTTGACGGATGAGGCCCGCTTCCGCGCCATCGGTGAAGAGGGCGTGCTGGCGCTGATGTGCGACAGCACCAACTCGCTCCGCGACGGCGTGTCTCCGTCGGAACACGAAGTCTCCGAAGGTTTGCGGCAGATCATCGAAAATGCCGAGGGCCGCGTGGCCATCACCACCTTCTCCTCCAATGTCGGGCGTATCCGTTCCATCGCGCAGGCTGCAGAAGCGGCGGGCCGCGAGGTGCTGCTGCTCGGCTCGTCGCTGAAGCGCGTCGTCAACGTCTCGCAGGATCTCGGTATCATGGAAGGTATCAAGCCGTTCCTGGCCGAAGACGAATATGGCTATATCCCGCGCAACAAGGTCGTCGTCATTCTCACCGGCTCTCAGGGCGAGCCACGCGCGGCCCTTGCCAAGCTGTCGCGTGACGAGATGCGCAATGTGGCGCTTGCCGCCGGGGACACGGTCGTGTTTTCCTCGCGCGCCATTCCCGGCAACGAAAAGGCAATCATCGAGATCAAGAACGGCCTGATAGAGCAGGGTGTCCACATCGTCACGGACAATGAGGCTCTGGTCCACGTTTCCGGCCATCCGCGCCGCAACGAACTTCTGAAGATGTATGAATGGACGAAGCCGCAGATCGTCGTGCCGGTGCATGGGGAGGCCGCCCATCTGGTGGCGCAGAAGGAACTGGCCGAACAGGCCGGCATCTCGCAGGTGCCGAAGGTGCGCAACGGCAATATTCTGCGCCTGGCGCCCGGTCCGGCGGAAGTCATCGACGATGCACCGCATGGCCGCGTCTTCAAGGATGGCAATCTCATCGGCGATATGGACGAGATGGGCATCTCCAACCGTCGCAAGCTTTCCTTCGCTGGCCATGTGTCCGTCAATGTGGTGCTGGACAGCCGTTATGACTTCCTCGGCGATCCTGATGTCGTGCCTTTCGGCCTGCCGGAATTCGATGACGAAGGCGAGGATATGGAAGATACGCTTTATGACGCCGTTCTCGGCGCTGTGGAGAGCATTCCCCGCGCCCGTCGCAAGGATCTGGAACTGCTGCGCGAGGCGGTTCGCCGCGCCGTGCGCGCTGCCGCCAACCAGACCTGGGGCAAGAAGCCGATCGTGACGGTTTTCGTGACGAAGGTCTGA
- a CDS encoding biotin--[acetyl-CoA-carboxylase] ligase — translation MVETPSTNIECFARARAGDGGNLWITAIRQTGGRGRRGRPWVSEPGNLYASLLLIDPAPTDRIGSLPLAFALAVYRAIRAVLPTGGAPLEIKWPNDVLIGRQKTCGILMEAELLPDGRRAIVIGIGINIAHKPENPLYPVTMLSEHGASCSPDELFAHLFRETADVLKSWDEGRGVSGVMTGWRAAACGIGEHITVNFPDRSIGGRFVGIDDNGYLLLDEDEGARRSIAAGDVFFG, via the coding sequence ATGGTGGAAACACCATCGACCAATATAGAATGTTTTGCCCGGGCGCGGGCGGGCGATGGCGGCAATCTGTGGATCACCGCCATCCGCCAGACCGGCGGGCGCGGCCGTCGCGGCCGGCCGTGGGTCTCCGAGCCCGGCAATCTCTACGCCTCGCTTCTTCTGATCGATCCCGCTCCGACGGATCGCATAGGGTCTCTGCCGCTCGCCTTTGCGCTGGCTGTCTATCGCGCCATCCGTGCGGTCCTGCCGACAGGCGGTGCCCCGCTTGAAATCAAATGGCCGAATGACGTGCTGATTGGTCGTCAGAAAACCTGTGGCATTTTGATGGAGGCGGAGCTTCTGCCGGACGGACGGCGCGCCATCGTCATTGGCATCGGCATCAATATCGCCCACAAGCCGGAAAACCCGCTTTATCCCGTCACCATGCTTTCCGAACACGGTGCTTCCTGTTCACCCGACGAACTCTTCGCCCATCTTTTCCGCGAAACGGCGGATGTGCTGAAAAGCTGGGATGAGGGCAGGGGTGTGTCCGGCGTCATGACCGGCTGGCGGGCGGCCGCCTGCGGTATCGGCGAACATATCACCGTCAATTTTCCGGACCGCTCGATAGGCGGGCGTTTCGTCGGAATTGATGATAATGGTTATCTGCTGCTGGACGAGGATGAGGGCGCAAGACGCTCCATCGCCGCCGGTGATGTCTTTTTCGGATGA
- a CDS encoding NADH-quinone oxidoreductase subunit M: MTDWPILSTVTFLPLVGVVLLLLTNENGPFGRRNILNVSLLTTVFTFLVSLFIWIGFDNSNPGFQMVEKHAWFGNIAAYHLGVDGISMLFVILTTFLMPFCVLASWDSIEKRIKEYMIAFLLLEVVMIGVFVALDTVLFYVFFEATLIPMFIIIGVWGGKDRVYASYKFFLYTLLGSVLTMLAIMAMYWQSGTTDMTELLKYGFPAGMQTWLWLACFAAFSVKMPMWPVHTWLPDAHVQAPTAGSVILAGVMLKLGGYGFIRFSLSMFPLASDYFAPFVFTLSVLAIIYTSLVAMMQDDIKKLIAYSSVAHMGYVTMGIFAANVQGVQGAIFQMLSHGIVSGALFLCVGVVYDRLHTREISAYGGLVNNMPKYAVAFMIFTMANVGLPGTSGFVGEFLTLIGVFRANTLVALFAATGVILSAAYALWLYRRVIFGALEKESLKAMLDLSTREKVILYPLVVLTIFFGVYPAPVFDATAASVDLLVNNYTAALQAAQNVALTMN, encoded by the coding sequence ATGACCGATTGGCCCATTCTTTCAACGGTCACCTTTCTGCCGCTCGTCGGCGTGGTGCTCTTGCTCTTGACCAATGAGAACGGCCCCTTCGGTCGCCGCAACATTCTCAACGTCTCGCTGCTGACGACCGTTTTCACCTTCCTGGTGTCGCTGTTCATCTGGATCGGCTTCGATAATTCGAACCCCGGTTTCCAGATGGTGGAAAAGCACGCCTGGTTCGGCAACATCGCCGCTTACCATCTGGGCGTCGACGGCATCTCCATGCTGTTCGTCATCCTCACCACTTTCCTCATGCCCTTCTGCGTGCTGGCAAGCTGGGATTCGATTGAAAAGCGCATCAAGGAATACATGATCGCCTTCCTGCTTCTGGAAGTCGTCATGATCGGCGTCTTCGTGGCGCTGGATACGGTTCTCTTCTACGTCTTCTTCGAAGCGACGCTGATCCCGATGTTCATCATCATCGGCGTCTGGGGCGGCAAGGATCGCGTCTACGCCTCCTACAAGTTCTTCCTCTACACGCTGCTCGGCTCGGTTCTGACCATGCTCGCCATCATGGCGATGTACTGGCAGTCCGGTACGACTGATATGACGGAACTTCTGAAATACGGCTTCCCGGCCGGTATGCAGACCTGGCTGTGGCTTGCCTGTTTCGCGGCCTTCTCGGTCAAGATGCCGATGTGGCCGGTCCACACCTGGCTGCCCGACGCCCACGTGCAGGCGCCGACCGCCGGTTCGGTCATCCTTGCCGGTGTCATGCTGAAGCTCGGCGGTTACGGTTTCATCCGTTTCTCGCTGTCGATGTTCCCCTTGGCGTCGGACTATTTCGCTCCCTTCGTCTTCACGCTGTCGGTTCTCGCCATCATCTACACCTCGCTGGTCGCGATGATGCAGGACGATATCAAGAAGCTGATCGCCTACTCCTCCGTTGCCCACATGGGTTACGTCACGATGGGCATCTTCGCCGCCAACGTTCAGGGCGTGCAGGGCGCGATCTTCCAGATGCTGTCGCACGGTATCGTCTCGGGCGCGCTCTTCCTCTGCGTCGGCGTTGTCTATGACCGGCTGCACACTCGCGAGATTTCGGCCTATGGCGGTCTCGTGAACAACATGCCGAAATATGCCGTTGCCTTCATGATCTTCACCATGGCCAATGTCGGTCTGCCCGGCACCTCCGGCTTCGTTGGTGAATTCCTGACGCTGATCGGCGTATTCCGCGCCAACACGCTGGTCGCGCTGTTTGCGGCAACCGGCGTCATCCTCTCGGCCGCCTATGCGCTGTGGCTTTATCGCCGCGTGATTTTCGGCGCGCTCGAGAAGGAAAGCCTGAAGGCGATGCTCGATCTGTCGACCCGCGAAAAGGTCATCCTTTATCCGCTGGTCGTCCTGACGATCTTCTTCGGCGTCTATCCGGCGCCGGTGTTCGATGCCACCGCCGCATCGGTCGATCTTCTGGTAAACAACTATACGGCTGCATTGCAGGCGGCGCAAAATGTTGCGCTCACTATGAATTGA
- the nuoL gene encoding NADH-quinone oxidoreductase subunit L, producing the protein MIYKAIVFLPLIGFLIAGLFGRSIGAKASEYVTTGLMIVVAILSWIVFFTVALAHGEPGEVIKVTVLRWIQSGGIDVEWAFRIDTLTAVMFVVVNTVSTLVHLYSIGYMHHDPHRPRFFAYLSLFTFAMLMLVTSDNLLQMFFGWEGVGLASYLLIGFWFKKPSASAAAMKAFIVNRVGDFGFILGIGGVFVLFGSINFETIFAAASTYLPAEGAASTETVINLFGMQLDKANAMTGVCLLLFMGAMGKSAQFLLHTWLPDAMEGPTPVSALIHAATMVTAGVFLVARMSPLFELSHDALTVVTLIGAITAFFAATVGLVQNDIKRVIAYSTCSQLGYMFVALGVGAYGAAVFHLFTHAFFKALLFLCAGSVIHAVDGEQDMRYMGGLRKHIPLTFWTMTVGTLALTGVGIPGTMIGFAGFFSKDVIIESAYASHSVLSGVAFTLLVIAALFTSFYSWRLAFMTFFGKPRASADVMHHVHESPMVMLIPLFILTIGAIFAGVAFEGYFFGEEYAEFWKGALFTLPGNEILEEFHHVPLWVKWSPFFAMALGFVTAWYMYIKSPETPKRLAETHRGLYQFLLNKWYFDELYDFLFVRSAKALGRFLWKKGDVAVIDHYGPNGIAARVVDVTNRMVRLQSGYLYHYAFAMLIGIAALVTWMMLGSAL; encoded by the coding sequence ATGATCTACAAGGCTATCGTCTTTCTTCCCCTGATCGGCTTCCTGATCGCCGGCCTGTTCGGCCGTTCGATCGGCGCCAAGGCTTCGGAATATGTCACCACCGGTCTGATGATCGTGGTCGCCATCCTGTCCTGGATCGTGTTCTTCACCGTCGCGCTTGCCCATGGCGAGCCGGGCGAGGTGATCAAGGTCACCGTGCTGCGCTGGATCCAGTCCGGCGGCATCGACGTCGAATGGGCATTCCGCATCGACACGCTGACGGCCGTCATGTTCGTCGTCGTCAACACCGTCTCGACGCTGGTGCACCTCTATTCGATCGGATACATGCACCACGATCCGCATCGTCCGCGTTTCTTCGCCTATCTGTCGCTCTTCACCTTCGCCATGCTGATGCTGGTGACCTCCGACAACCTGCTGCAGATGTTCTTCGGCTGGGAAGGCGTGGGTCTGGCGTCTTATCTGCTGATCGGTTTCTGGTTCAAGAAGCCGTCCGCATCGGCTGCCGCCATGAAGGCCTTCATCGTCAACCGCGTCGGTGACTTCGGCTTCATCCTCGGCATTGGCGGCGTGTTCGTGCTGTTCGGCTCGATCAATTTCGAAACGATCTTCGCTGCCGCCAGCACCTATCTGCCGGCCGAAGGTGCCGCATCCACCGAAACCGTCATCAACCTGTTCGGCATGCAGCTGGACAAGGCCAATGCGATGACGGGCGTTTGCCTGCTGCTCTTCATGGGCGCGATGGGTAAATCGGCGCAGTTCCTGCTGCACACCTGGCTGCCGGACGCGATGGAAGGCCCGACCCCGGTGTCCGCCCTCATTCACGCTGCAACCATGGTTACCGCCGGCGTCTTCCTCGTTGCCCGCATGTCGCCGCTGTTTGAACTGTCGCATGATGCGCTGACTGTCGTGACGCTGATCGGTGCGATCACCGCCTTCTTTGCGGCGACCGTCGGTCTCGTACAGAACGATATCAAGCGCGTCATCGCTTATTCGACCTGCTCGCAGCTCGGTTATATGTTTGTGGCGCTCGGCGTCGGCGCTTATGGTGCTGCCGTGTTCCACCTCTTCACGCACGCCTTCTTCAAGGCTCTGCTGTTCTTGTGCGCCGGCTCGGTCATCCATGCCGTCGATGGCGAGCAGGACATGCGTTACATGGGTGGCCTGCGCAAGCATATCCCCCTCACCTTCTGGACCATGACCGTTGGCACCCTGGCGCTGACCGGCGTTGGTATTCCGGGCACGATGATCGGTTTTGCCGGCTTCTTCTCGAAGGACGTCATCATCGAATCCGCTTATGCTTCGCATTCGGTTCTCTCGGGCGTCGCCTTCACGCTGCTGGTCATCGCGGCCCTGTTCACCAGCTTCTACTCCTGGCGTCTGGCCTTCATGACCTTCTTCGGCAAGCCGCGCGCTTCGGCCGATGTGATGCACCACGTGCATGAATCGCCGATGGTCATGCTGATCCCGCTCTTCATCCTCACAATCGGCGCGATCTTCGCCGGTGTGGCCTTCGAAGGTTACTTCTTCGGCGAGGAATATGCCGAATTCTGGAAGGGTGCCCTGTTCACGCTTCCCGGCAACGAAATCCTAGAGGAATTCCACCACGTGCCGCTGTGGGTCAAGTGGAGCCCGTTCTTCGCCATGGCGCTTGGTTTCGTGACCGCATGGTACATGTATATCAAGTCGCCCGAGACGCCGAAGCGTCTGGCCGAGACCCATCGTGGCCTCTACCAGTTCCTTCTCAACAAGTGGTACTTCGACGAACTCTACGACTTCCTCTTCGTTCGTTCCGCAAAGGCGCTCGGCCGCTTCCTGTGGAAGAAGGGCGACGTCGCCGTCATCGACCATTATGGACCGAACGGCATTGCAGCGCGTGTGGTTGACGTGACCAACCGCATGGTCCGCCTGCAATCCGGTTACCTTTATCATTATGCCTTTGCGATGCTGATCGGCATCGCGGCGCTTGTCACCTGGATGATGCTCGGGAGTGCCCTCTGA
- the nuoK gene encoding NADH-quinone oxidoreductase subunit NuoK: protein MEIGLSHYLTVSAILFTIGIFGIFLNRKNVIVILMSIELILLAVNINMVAFSAFLNDIVGQVFALFILTVAAAEAAIGLAILVVFYRNRGSIAVEDVNMMKG, encoded by the coding sequence ATGGAAATCGGTCTTTCCCACTACCTGACGGTCAGCGCGATCCTCTTCACGATCGGCATCTTCGGCATCTTCCTCAATCGGAAGAACGTCATCGTCATCCTCATGTCGATCGAGCTTATCCTGCTTGCGGTCAACATCAACATGGTGGCGTTTTCGGCTTTCCTGAACGACATTGTCGGCCAGGTCTTCGCCTTGTTCATTCTGACCGTTGCAGCCGCCGAAGCGGCCATCGGTCTTGCAATACTCGTTGTCTTCTACCGCAACCGCGGATCGATCGCCGTCGAAGACGTCAATATGATGAAGGGCTGA
- a CDS encoding NADH-quinone oxidoreductase subunit J codes for MGLHAVFFYIFAFVAVASAFMVIASKNPVHSVLFLILTFFNAAALFLLTGAEFLGMILLVVYVGAVAVLFLFVVMMLDVDFAELRSGVLQYAPVGALIGVILAAELIVVVGGSVLNPQAAKSITMPIPPVTERTNTAALGDVLYTNYVYFFQLAGLVLLVAMIGAIVLTLRHRTDIKRQDISTQVGRDPKTAVTTVKVKPGQGI; via the coding sequence ATGGGTCTGCACGCTGTATTCTTTTATATATTCGCTTTCGTCGCCGTGGCGTCTGCGTTCATGGTCATCGCATCGAAGAACCCTGTTCATTCGGTGCTGTTTCTGATTTTGACCTTCTTCAACGCAGCCGCGCTGTTCCTGCTGACGGGCGCCGAATTCCTCGGCATGATCCTGCTGGTGGTTTATGTCGGCGCCGTGGCGGTGCTCTTCCTCTTCGTCGTCATGATGCTGGATGTGGATTTCGCGGAGCTGCGCTCCGGCGTGCTGCAATATGCCCCGGTCGGCGCGCTGATCGGTGTGATCCTTGCGGCTGAGCTGATCGTCGTTGTCGGCGGCAGCGTCTTGAACCCGCAGGCGGCGAAATCGATCACCATGCCGATCCCGCCGGTCACCGAGCGCACCAACACCGCAGCCCTCGGCGACGTGCTCTATACCAATTACGTCTACTTCTTCCAGCTCGCCGGTCTCGTGCTGCTGGTGGCCATGATCGGCGCCATCGTGCTGACGCTGCGTCATCGCACCGACATCAAGCGGCAGGATATCTCCACGCAGGTTGGCCGTGACCCGAAGACCGCCGTTACCACGGTCAAGGTCAAGCCGGGCCAGGGCATCTGA
- the nuoI gene encoding NADH-quinone oxidoreductase subunit NuoI codes for MASLSQAVNSLFLKEFVGAILLTMRHFFKQKATVNYPFEKGPVSPRFRGEHALRRYPNGEERCIACKLCEAICPAQAITIEAGPRRNDGTRRTVRYDIDMVKCIYCGFCQEACPVDAIVEGPNFEFATETREELYFDKQKLLDNGDRWEREIARNLALDAPYR; via the coding sequence ATGGCAAGCCTCTCCCAAGCCGTCAATTCACTGTTCCTCAAGGAGTTCGTGGGCGCGATCCTGCTCACGATGCGCCACTTCTTCAAACAGAAGGCAACGGTGAACTATCCTTTCGAAAAGGGCCCGGTCTCTCCGCGTTTCCGCGGCGAACATGCACTGCGCCGTTATCCGAACGGTGAAGAACGCTGCATCGCCTGCAAGCTGTGTGAAGCTATCTGTCCCGCTCAGGCGATCACCATTGAAGCCGGCCCGCGCCGCAATGACGGCACCCGCCGCACGGTGCGTTACGACATCGACATGGTGAAGTGCATCTATTGCGGTTTCTGCCAGGAAGCCTGCCCGGTGGATGCCATCGTCGAAGGCCCGAACTTCGAATTCGCGACGGAAACCCGCGAGGAGCTTTATTTCGACAAGCAGAAGCTTCTCGACAATGGCGACCGCTGGGAGCGTGAAATCGCGCGCAACCTCGCACTGGATGCGCCTTACCGTTAA
- the nuoH gene encoding NADH-quinone oxidoreductase subunit NuoH, whose amino-acid sequence MEQFFWSYVWPALIMVGQSLLLLVCLLVAIAFLLLADRKVWAAVQLRRGPNVVGPFGLFQSFADLLKFILKEPVIPAGANKAVFLLAPLVAVTLALATYAVIPFNEGWVVANINVGILYIFAISSLEVYGIIMGGWASNSKYPFLGALRSAAQMVSYEVSIGLVIVTVLLCVGSLNLTDIVLAQKTGLGTMLGLPASFLDWHWLSLFPMFIVFFISGLAETNRPPFDLPEAESELVAGHMVEYGSTPYMMFMLGEYAAIVLICCLTTILFMGGWLPIVDVWFLNWVPGIVWFALKGCMVFFMIALTKAFVPRYRYDQLMRLGWKVFLPLSLAMVVIVAFVLKLTGWAG is encoded by the coding sequence ATGGAACAGTTTTTCTGGAGCTACGTCTGGCCCGCGCTGATCATGGTCGGCCAGTCCCTGCTGCTTCTCGTTTGCCTTCTGGTGGCCATCGCCTTCCTGCTGCTCGCTGACCGCAAGGTCTGGGCGGCCGTGCAGCTGCGCCGTGGTCCGAACGTCGTTGGTCCCTTCGGTCTCTTTCAGTCCTTTGCCGACCTTTTGAAGTTCATCTTGAAGGAACCAGTCATTCCGGCCGGCGCCAACAAGGCCGTCTTCCTTCTGGCGCCGCTGGTTGCGGTGACGCTGGCGCTCGCCACCTATGCCGTCATTCCCTTCAACGAAGGCTGGGTCGTCGCCAATATCAATGTCGGCATTCTCTATATCTTCGCGATTTCTTCGCTTGAAGTATACGGCATCATCATGGGCGGCTGGGCTTCGAACTCGAAGTACCCGTTCCTCGGCGCGCTGCGTTCGGCGGCGCAGATGGTGTCCTACGAAGTGTCGATCGGCCTCGTCATCGTCACCGTTCTGCTTTGCGTCGGTTCGCTGAACCTGACGGACATTGTTCTGGCCCAGAAGACCGGCCTCGGTACCATGCTCGGCCTGCCTGCCTCGTTCCTCGACTGGCACTGGCTGTCGCTGTTCCCGATGTTCATCGTGTTCTTCATTTCGGGCCTTGCCGAAACCAACCGTCCGCCCTTCGATCTTCCGGAAGCGGAATCGGAACTGGTTGCCGGTCACATGGTCGAATATGGCTCCACGCCTTACATGATGTTCATGCTCGGCGAATATGCTGCGATCGTCCTGATCTGCTGCCTGACGACGATCCTGTTCATGGGCGGCTGGCTGCCGATCGTGGATGTGTGGTTCCTGAACTGGGTTCCGGGTATTGTCTGGTTCGCGCTGAAGGGCTGCATGGTCTTCTTCATGATCGCTCTGACCAAGGCTTTCGTTCCGCGTTACCGTTATGACCAGCTCATGCGTCTCGGCTGGAAGGTGTTCCTGCCTCTGTCGCTCGCCATGGTCGTTATTGTTGCATTCGTATTGAAGCTGACGGGGTGGGCCGGTTGA
- the nuoG gene encoding NADH-quinone oxidoreductase subunit NuoG, with protein sequence MAKLKVDGKEIEVPDHFTLLQACEEAGAEVPRFCFHERLSVAGNCRMCLIEVKGGPPKPAASCAMGVRDVRGGPNGELPEVFTNTPMVKKAREGVMEFLLINHPLDCPICDQGGECDLQDQAMAFGIAGSRYAENKRAVEDKYIGPLVKTVMNRCIHCTRCVRFTTEVAGIAELGLIGRGEDAEITTYLEQAMTSELQGNVVDLCPVGALTSKPFAFTARPWELNKTETIDVMDALGSAIRVDTRGREVMRVMPRVNEAINEEWISDKSRFIWDGLKTQRLDRPYVRKDGRLQPASWGEAFGAIKQAVAATSGSKIGAIAGDLASVEEMFALKSLLASLGSANVDCRQDGAALDPSLGRASYLFNSTIEGIEQADALLIVGSNPRYEAAVLNARIRKRWRRGGFPIGVIGEAGELRYNYEYLGSGAETLSDLANGSHSFVDKLKSAKNPLIIIGQGALARADGAAVLAAAAKLAVSVGAVSEEWNGFSVLHTAAARVGGLDIGFVPGEGGVAAAEMVASMDVLFLLGADELDLSNKGAKFTVYIGSHGDQGAMNADVILPGAAYTEKSGIWVNTEGRVQLGNRAGFAPGEAREDWAILRALSDVLGKKLPFDSLSALRGQLYVAHPHLAETDEIVAGTATDIEALAAKTGSLNKSAFASPVKDFYLTNPIARASAVMAECSALARNNFQAAAE encoded by the coding sequence ATGGCAAAGCTCAAGGTTGACGGTAAAGAGATCGAGGTTCCGGATCATTTCACGCTGTTGCAGGCGTGCGAGGAGGCTGGTGCTGAAGTTCCGCGCTTTTGTTTTCATGAGCGCTTGTCGGTCGCGGGTAACTGCCGCATGTGTCTCATCGAGGTGAAGGGCGGACCGCCCAAGCCTGCCGCATCCTGCGCCATGGGCGTTCGCGATGTTCGCGGCGGCCCGAACGGTGAATTGCCTGAGGTTTTCACCAACACGCCGATGGTCAAGAAGGCCCGCGAGGGCGTGATGGAATTCCTGCTCATCAACCACCCGCTGGATTGCCCGATCTGCGACCAGGGCGGTGAATGCGACCTGCAGGACCAGGCCATGGCCTTCGGTATCGCCGGTTCGCGTTACGCAGAAAACAAGCGCGCGGTTGAAGACAAATATATCGGCCCGCTCGTCAAGACGGTGATGAACCGCTGCATCCACTGCACGCGCTGCGTTCGTTTCACCACGGAAGTGGCCGGCATTGCCGAACTGGGCCTTATCGGCCGCGGTGAAGATGCTGAAATCACCACCTATCTCGAGCAGGCCATGACCTCGGAGCTGCAGGGCAACGTTGTTGACCTCTGCCCGGTCGGCGCGCTCACCTCCAAGCCTTTCGCTTTCACCGCCCGTCCGTGGGAACTGAACAAGACCGAAACCATCGACGTGATGGACGCGCTCGGTTCGGCCATCCGCGTCGATACCCGTGGCCGCGAAGTCATGCGCGTCATGCCGCGTGTCAACGAGGCGATCAATGAAGAGTGGATTTCCGACAAGAGCCGTTTCATCTGGGACGGCCTGAAGACACAGCGCCTTGACCGCCCTTACGTCCGCAAGGATGGCCGCCTGCAGCCCGCAAGCTGGGGCGAAGCCTTCGGTGCGATCAAGCAGGCGGTTGCCGCAACATCCGGCAGCAAGATCGGCGCAATTGCCGGCGATCTGGCCTCCGTTGAAGAAATGTTCGCGCTGAAGTCGCTTCTGGCGTCGCTCGGCTCGGCCAATGTCGATTGCCGTCAGGATGGCGCTGCACTCGATCCGTCGCTCGGCCGCGCCAGCTACCTGTTCAACTCCACCATCGAAGGTATCGAGCAGGCCGACGCCCTGCTGATCGTTGGTTCCAACCCGCGCTACGAAGCGGCCGTGCTCAACGCCCGCATCCGCAAGCGCTGGCGTCGCGGCGGTTTCCCGATCGGCGTGATCGGTGAAGCCGGCGAACTGCGCTACAATTACGAATATCTCGGTTCCGGCGCTGAAACGCTGTCCGATCTGGCCAACGGTTCGCACAGCTTCGTCGACAAGCTGAAGTCCGCCAAGAACCCGCTGATCATCATCGGCCAGGGTGCTCTTGCCCGCGCCGATGGTGCCGCCGTGCTCGCTGCCGCTGCCAAGCTCGCCGTTTCGGTCGGTGCTGTCAGCGAAGAGTGGAACGGTTTCTCGGTTCTGCACACCGCCGCTGCCCGCGTTGGCGGTCTCGATATCGGCTTCGTGCCGGGCGAGGGCGGTGTTGCCGCCGCTGAAATGGTCGCGTCCATGGATGTTCTCTTCCTGCTCGGCGCCGATGAACTCGACCTTTCCAACAAGGGCGCCAAGTTCACCGTCTATATCGGCAGCCATGGCGACCAGGGCGCGATGAACGCCGACGTTATCCTGCCGGGTGCGGCCTATACCGAAAAATCCGGTATCTGGGTCAATACCGAAGGCCGCGTGCAGCTGGGCAACCGCGCCGGTTTCGCACCGGGCGAAGCCCGCGAAGACTGGGCGATCCTGCGTGCGCTTTCCGATGTTCTCGGCAAGAAGCTGCCGTTCGATTCGCTGTCTGCCCTGCGCGGCCAGCTCTATGTCGCGCATCCGCATCTTGCGGAAACCGACGAGATCGTCGCCGGCACGGCCACGGATATCGAAGCGCTGGCTGCCAAGACCGGCTCGCTCAACAAGTCGGCGTTTGCCTCGCCGGTTAAAGACTTTTATTTGACGAACCCGATTGCGCGCGCATCCGCTGTCATGGCCGAGTGCTCCGCATTGGCCCGCAACAATTTCCAGGCTGCGGCAGAGTAA